Genomic segment of Streptomyces sp. NBC_00654:
CGCACAGTCCTTCCAAGAAGGCTGTCTCTCCGGCCAGTTGGGGCAGCGGGCAGAAGCTGACGGCGGGTCCGAAGAGCGTCCGGTGCGGCGGCCAGGGGATGTTCACGACGCGGCACGCCTCGTCGGTCACCTCGGCGAAGCCGATGCGGCCCGGCGCGTCACCCATGTCACGGACACCGATCAGTGCTCGGTGGCACGGGATCCGGAGAAGCCGGCGGACGGGATCACGGCGGGTTCGCACCAGCTCCCGGCGGGGTCACCGTCCGGGTAACAGCGGTATCGGAGCACCGGGCCCATGAGACCACGCGGCGCTGCCCGACGGGCCGCTTCGGCTCGTCGGGCAGCGTGGGGACCGAGGTGACGCGGCTCAGGCGCGGCTCCCGGCTTCGGCCTTCTTCTCCGCCTGCTTCCCGGACTGCGCCCCTGCCTGCGCCCCGGTCTGCTTCCCGGCCTTCTTCTCGCCGGTCAGATATGCCGAGACCACCACGTTCGCGGTGTACGAGCGGGTGCTGTGGTCGTACCTGCCGCCGCAGGTGATCAGCCGGAGCTCCGCCCGGCCGTCCTCGCGCGGCCCGTACGCCTTCCGGGCGTCGAAGCGTTCCCGGGTGAAGACCTGCACGTCGTCGATGGTGAACTCGGCGATCCTGCCGTCGGCCCTGGTCACCTGGACCTTCTCCCCCGGGCGGGCGGCGCTGAGGCCGTAGAAGACGGCCGGTTTGGTCTCGGTGTCCACATGGCCGACGAAGAGGGCCGCGCCCTCGGTGCCGGGCTCGGTGCCGCTGCCGTACCAGCCGACGGTCTGCGGTGTCGCGTACGGGGGCGGGTCGATCGCCCCCGCCCGGTCCAGGCCGCGCGGGACGACGGGGGCATCGATCCCCACGGAGGGGATCTCGACGCTCTGCGGCGGCGCCCCGTCGAGCGGGTCGTGCGCCGGGGGCAGCGGGACGCCCAGGGGGCGTCCGACCGCGGCGACGTCGCCGGTGGTGGGGGCGGAGCTGCCGCCGGGGCCGTCGCCGGCCTCGCGGCCCCAGATCCAGAGGCCGAGCAGCAGGACCGCCCAGGCCACTCCGGTGAGCAACCGCCCGGTGCCTGCCGGGCGGTCCGTGGCGGACACGTCAGTCCGAGGCCGGGCGGCGGCGGCGCACGGTGCGGAAGGCAACGGCGACGGCCGCGACGGCTGCGAGCACGAGTCCGGTCACCGCGTGCCGGGTGCCGGGTCCGTCCGACTCGGCGGCCTGGTCCGCGAGGGTCGCGGTGCCGCCGCCTCCGGCCCGGACGGGCGCGACGGGCGAGGGGCGGCCGTGGTGCATGACGGTGAGGGTGCCGGTGGCCCTGCCCTTACCGTCCTTGCAGGTCACCCGGACCTCGTAGGAGCGGGGGGCGGCGTCGGAGCGGATCGTGGCCTCGGCGAAGAGGCCCTTCCCGTCGGCGGGCGAGAAGTGGGCCTCGGAGACGAAGGCGTCGGACTCTCCCTTGGCCCGCTTGCCCTTGCCGCAGACGTCGACCCACAGTTGCACCTCCCCGCCCGGGGCGACGGTGGACGGGGTCACGGAGACCGAACCGTGGTCTTCGTTGCCGGCCGGGACGGCCAGAGCGGCGGACGCGGGCAGGACTATCGCCGCGGCCGCCGCCGCGGCACAGAACGTGAGCGGTATGGAACGCATCGTGAACCTCCTGTTCGAAGGTTCACGCGTGCGGCCGCTTTCCGCATCCGCAGTCGCCCGGTCGGGCGACCGCGGCCCGGCGTCAGCTCGGGTCGTCGACGAGCTCGACCAGATCGGCGATGGAGTCGACGACGTTGGACGGCCGGAACGGGTACCGGTCGACGTCGGCCGGCGTCGTGAGGCCGGTGAGCACCAGGAAGGTCTGCATGCCCGCCTCCAGGCCCGCCAGGACGTCGGTGTCCATCCGGTCGCCGATCATGGCGCTGGTCTCGGAGTGCGCGCCGATGGCGTTCAGCCCGGTCCGCATCATCAGCGGGTTGGGCTTGCCCGCGAAGTACGGGTCCTTGCCGGTCGCCTTGGTGATGAGCGCGGCGACGGACCCGGTGGCGGGCAGCGGGCCCTCGGCGGAGGGGCCGGTCTCGTCCGGGTTGGTGCAGATGAAGCGGGCGCCCCCGTTGATCAGCCGGATCGCCTTGGTCAACGCCTCGAAGCTGTACGTACGGGTCTCGCCGAGCACCACGTAGTCCGGGTCGTGGTCGGTGAGGACGTATCCGATGTCGTGCAGGGCGGTGGTGAGCCCGGCCTCGCCGATGACGTACGCGGTGCCGCCGGGGCGCTGGTCGTCCAGGAACTGCGCGGTGGCCAGGGCGGAGGTCCAGATGTTCTGCACGGGGACGTCCAGGCCCATGCGGTTCAGCCGGGCGTGCAGGTCGCGGGCGGTGTAGATGGAGTTGTTGGTGAGGACCAGGAAGGGCAGTCCGGATTCCCTGAGCCGCTTGATGAAGGCATCCGCGCCGGGGATCGGGGTGCCCTCGTGGATGAGGACACCGTCCATGTCGGTGAGCCAGGATTCGATCGGCTTGCGCTCTGCCATGTGACGGGACTCCTGCCGTACGTACGCTGTGCACGCGAGGTGCCGGGACGCCGGCGGCACCGCGTTGTGCAGCGCCGACATCCCCGATTTTAGAGGGGTGCCGCGCGAGGGGTGCCGGTCGGTCCGCGCCGGGTGCGCGCTGGGGGCGTACGGCTCCCCGCCCGGGAGCGAGGGGCCGCACGCGGGTCCAGACCC
This window contains:
- a CDS encoding class F sortase; protein product: MSATDRPAGTGRLLTGVAWAVLLLGLWIWGREAGDGPGGSSAPTTGDVAAVGRPLGVPLPPAHDPLDGAPPQSVEIPSVGIDAPVVPRGLDRAGAIDPPPYATPQTVGWYGSGTEPGTEGAALFVGHVDTETKPAVFYGLSAARPGEKVQVTRADGRIAEFTIDDVQVFTRERFDARKAYGPREDGRAELRLITCGGRYDHSTRSYTANVVVSAYLTGEKKAGKQTGAQAGAQSGKQAEKKAEAGSRA
- a CDS encoding HAD-IIA family hydrolase, coding for MAERKPIESWLTDMDGVLIHEGTPIPGADAFIKRLRESGLPFLVLTNNSIYTARDLHARLNRMGLDVPVQNIWTSALATAQFLDDQRPGGTAYVIGEAGLTTALHDIGYVLTDHDPDYVVLGETRTYSFEALTKAIRLINGGARFICTNPDETGPSAEGPLPATGSVAALITKATGKDPYFAGKPNPLMMRTGLNAIGAHSETSAMIGDRMDTDVLAGLEAGMQTFLVLTGLTTPADVDRYPFRPSNVVDSIADLVELVDDPS